The region ACGTAAAGTATACCATTACGGATACCAGAATGCAGATTGATCTTCCTGAAGAACTGAAATCTAATGGTGGAGTTGCAAAAATTAAAATTGAATATTCTTTCCTTTCGCCAAAATACGGATCAGACAGAATGGGAATACAGGATACCAAGAATGGGAAAATCTTCACGATGGCTCAATGGTATCCGAGAATGTGTGTGTATGATGATGTTTTAGGATGGAATACATTGCCTTATCTGGGAGCTTCCGAATTTTATCTGGAATATGGAAATATTACTGCAAATATTACTGTTCCGGCCAATCAATATGTTGTGGCTTCAGGAGAACTGCTTAATGCAAAAGAAGTTTACACTAAAGAAGAGAATAAACGATGGGAAGAAGCCAGAAACAGTGACAAAACAATAATGATCCGCCCGGAATCTGAATTGGGTAAAAATCAGGCGACCGGAACAAAAACATGGAAATTTAAGATTAATCAGGCAAGAGATTTTGCTTGGGCGTCTTCTTCAGCCTTTATTATAGACGCAGCAAAAATTAATCTTCCAAGCGGTAAAAAATCTTTAGCGGTCTCTGCCTATCCTGCAGAAAGTGCGGGAGAAAAAGCTTGGGGAAGATCAACAGAATATACAAAGTCGGCCATTGAGCATTATTCAGCAAAATGGTATGAATATACCTATCCTGCAGCCACAAACGTTGCCGGTAATGAAGGAGGAATGGAGTATCCCGGAATTGTTTTCTGTCATATGGACTCCAAAGGAGGAGGTCTTTGGGGAGTTACGGATCATGAGTTCGGGCACAACTGGTTTCCGATGATCGTAGGTTCCAATGAAAGATTATTTGCTTGGATGGACGAAGGTTTCAATACTTTTATCAATGAACTTTCAACAGAAGCTTTCAACAAAGGAGAATACTATTCAAAGAAAAATATTGCTCAAACAGGAGGCTTTCTGATGAATGATAATTTCGAACCTGTTATGGTGGGACCGGATAATATGAAAGAAAGAAGCATCGGGGTTTTGGCTTACTATAAACCAGGTATTGGATTGGAAGTTTTAAGAAATTCGATCCTGGGACCTGAAAAATTCGATAAAGCATTCAGAACTTATATCAAGCGTTGGGCTTTCAAGCATCCTACTCCTTGGGATTTTTTCCACACGATGGAAAATGTTTCCGGAGAAGAGCTTAACTGGTTCTGGA is a window of Candidatus Chryseobacterium colombiense DNA encoding:
- a CDS encoding M1 family metallopeptidase, translating into MNFKLPTLISAVAVALFAQPAYAQESPKYDYVEVFKPFFYSQTGTETRSASGQPGHAYWQNSADYHLNISLNEAKNEVFGTAEITYTNNSPDRLGFLWLQLDQNLFEKNSRGNAVVPMSGSRNGAHGEEFEGGYKIKSVKYNGKDVKYTITDTRMQIDLPEELKSNGGVAKIKIEYSFLSPKYGSDRMGIQDTKNGKIFTMAQWYPRMCVYDDVLGWNTLPYLGASEFYLEYGNITANITVPANQYVVASGELLNAKEVYTKEENKRWEEARNSDKTIMIRPESELGKNQATGTKTWKFKINQARDFAWASSSAFIIDAAKINLPSGKKSLAVSAYPAESAGEKAWGRSTEYTKSAIEHYSAKWYEYTYPAATNVAGNEGGMEYPGIVFCHMDSKGGGLWGVTDHEFGHNWFPMIVGSNERLFAWMDEGFNTFINELSTEAFNKGEYYSKKNIAQTGGFLMNDNFEPVMVGPDNMKERSIGVLAYYKPGIGLEVLRNSILGPEKFDKAFRTYIKRWAFKHPTPWDFFHTMENVSGEELNWFWRGWFINKWKIDQSVKNVKYVNGDFKNGAQITVENLGQLPMPTTVQVKFKDGTEQIVKLPVEVWKRNTEWTFKIDSTKEIAQVKLDPNSQIPDVNPKNNSWNSDDQSSK